The proteins below are encoded in one region of Carassius auratus strain Wakin unplaced genomic scaffold, ASM336829v1 scaf_tig00214183_4049273_7079891, whole genome shotgun sequence:
- the LOC113091401 gene encoding RNA-binding protein EWS-like isoform X2 produces the protein MASVTNYSSYNQAGAQQSYGTAYTTPPPQGYAQTAQGYSQQDYASYAQPAAATDSTYSQAAPSAGAYAQQQYASSYAQAATTAAAAAAAPAAYGTAQPGAYSQPAQNYGASSYSTSTAAPAAQASYGSQPGYSTQAAYSGYSQQPAASAPQSYSASGQPAYNQGAYSQPGAYSQSQGGYQAQQPGYGQQQQSSYGQGQPPQQHQQGPTAAYPPQGNSSYGQPPYGQQSASQNEYNQQSAYNSYSQGGVSGGYPGSQQRGGYPGDSGRGGYDRGGPRGRGGMGRGGMGIAGDRGGFNKPGEGMRGGMDRDMGRPGEQDSENSTIYITGLTENATLPEMADFFKHCGAIRINRRLNQPAINIYTDKDSGKPKGDATLSYEEPAIAKAAVEYFDGKEFQGRRIKVAMARRKPMMGGMRGGMPMRGGPGMDRGGMGRGGERGGFPPRGGPRGGMGWNGPPGGNTQKRAGDWECPSPGCGNQNFSWRTECNQCKAPKPEGLGGPSFPPGGGDRGRGGMRGGRGMDRGGPGGMRGGWGGDRGGFRGGRGGMDRGGFRGGRGGPPMDRGGRRGMGPPGKMDMRDHRQERRDRPY, from the exons GTATGGCACAGCATACACCACCCCTCCTCCTCAGGGCTATGCACAGACTGCACAG gGTTATTCTCAGCAAGATTATGCCTCGTATGCTCAACCCGCTGCTGCAACTGATTCCACTTACAGTCAggcagcgccctctgctggagcGTATGCACAACAGCAGTATGCATCCTCATATGCACAAGCAGCAAcaactgcagcagcagcagccgcgGCGCCAG CTGCGTATGGAACTGCACAGCCAGGAGCTTATAGTCAGCCTGCACAGAATTACGGGGCCAGCAGCTACAGCACCTCCACTGCGGCCCCTGCTGCCCAGGCCTCCTATGGCTCCCAGCCCGGATACTCCACCCAGGCGGCCTATTCTGGCTACAGCCAGCAGCCTGCTGCCTCTGCTCCTCAGAG CTATAGTGCAAGTGGCCAGCCGGCCTACAACCAAGGTGCCTATTCCCAGCCTGGAGCTTATTCTCAGTCTCAGGGTGGGTACCAGGCTCAGCAGCCGGGCTATGGGCAACAGCAGCAGAGCAGCTATGGCCAGGGACAGCCACCTCAGCAGCACCAGCAAGGCCCAACTGCTGCCTACCCTCCTCAGGGGAACAGTTCTTATGGTCAACCACCATACGGCCAGCAGAGTGCATCACAAAATGAATACAACCAGCAAAGTGCTTATA ACAGTTACAGTCAGGGTGGTGTGAGCGGAGGCTACCCAGGGTCACAGCAGCGGGGTGGATACCCAGGAGATTCTGGCAGAGGTGGTTATGATCGTGGAGGTCCTCGTGGGCGTGGGGGTATGGGCCGCGGAGGCATGGG CATCGCTGGAGACAGAGGGGGCTTCAATAAGCCTGGTG AAGGCATGAGGGGTGGAATGGATCGTGACATGG GACGTCCAGGAGAGCAGGACTCTGAGAACAGCACCATCTACATCACAGGCCTCACTGAGAATGCAACTCTACCAGAGATGGCAGACTTCTTCAAACACTGTGGAGCCATACGG ataaaTCGGCGTTTGAACCAACCAGCCATAAACATCTATACCGATAAAGATTCTGGCAAACCAAAGGGAGATGCCACACTGTCCTATGAGGAGCCTGCCATTGCCAAAGCCGCTGTCGAATACTTTGAtg GTAAAGAATTCCAAGGCCGGAGGATCAAGGTGGCTATGGCTCGCAGGAAACCTATGATGGGAGGTATGAGAGGAGGAATGCCAATGAGAGGTGGCCCTGGGATGGACCGTGGAG GAAtgggaagaggaggagagagaggtgGTTTCCCCCCCCGTGGAGGCCCTCGAGGTGGAATGGGTTGGAATGGGCCTCCTGGAGGCAACACACAGAAGAGAGCTGGAGACTGGGAGTGTCCCAGTCC TGGATGTGGAAATCAGAACTTCTCCTGGAGAACGGAGTGTAACCAATGTAAAGCTCCAAAACCTGAAGGCCTTGGAGGTCCGTCCTTCCCTCCTGGAG GTGGTGATCGTGGCAGGGGTGGAATGAGGGGTGGCAGGGGAATGGATCGTGGTGGTCCGGGGGGCATGCGTGGAGGCTGGGGAGGGGATCGCGGTGGCTTTAGAGGAGGCCGTGGTGGTATGGACCGGGGTGGATTCAGAGGAGGTAGGGGTGGTCCTCCTATGGACAGAGGGGGCAGGAGAGGCATGGGACCCCCAGGCAAGATGGATATGAG GGATCATCGTCAGGAGCGCAGAGACAGACCCTACTGA
- the LOC113091337 gene encoding GAS2-like protein 1, translating into MADQSNIQSAASKSIRPFKSSEEYLYAMKEDLAEWLNTLYDLDITADTFMEGLETGCALCRHANNVNRAAHDFKTKYPDAALLLRIPSKDVVFQSRNVIPGSFLARDNVSNFIGWCRQELWIKDVLMFETNDLVERCNEKNFVLCLLEVARRGAKFGMLAPMLIQLEEEIEEEIRDQENLSEALGESQNPPSRTYSRKESIGEPDPELLARWHQQQKRVLLDMRNLDELVREILGHCSCPSQFPMTKVSEGKYKVGDSSALIFIRVLRTHVMVRVGGGWDTLEHYLDKHDPCRCAAFGHRYQQAKVSGQGPHSKSSSAHSSRSTSPGPHWRNESMAPYKTPDRRSLEPVLGSTAHSSPSRPGRSHHAAVPVEMETNTGRPTTLLPRLPRDRSEPRHLNPLRNKESLLRTRRLSGDSDSSTASSKGGGGSPAGGRISLGTRHAHRDDVVLLVNRKEGKHIIERPGARAQSPALKTPQTRARSASRERPAPQSTSVLKPTLPQVPTEVHRTPCTERGRSLGPEGPRKLLAPRSLSHGKTPRGRLGDASPGSFPRRRDPHSLSVDRREELRPRHMPAASSKTNGSLPRSQASSSASNSPVKSCASSSPAKKGMVAPHPPAPLSPSTGSRKLLPPVTQPGRRSPHSSSRSSHHHPPRSPRSAHNSRPTVRDQNGLANPYNQQQESQEDSGIFSLHLLPSLDPQKEQDLYRSFEAEFLANTQQTKSVQGKAFTGSEMRSLQPPGSQQGSRVLPTSSGDTNVTDSAYSSSNSSTSSLNLRGKGGILPDLRESKWTNPRTCALEDPPALLHSQIRGSLPNGGLLEGERWGGKGGGLRKLPAISSSTEEGEASNPKNINGSQQEVLMESQQDLVEWAGVERDLQQITEHHPDLLYDNAELPLPETFPSPPPPLDDCSYQDSSSESSSMCLSLSEPPSEGSCTPPLSLANGDMDDTVALRAKKGQKVPSISKHKLQSRIRPRTDNRPENSPSRIPTPVRYRNHCQQSPIDSSPLQTPPQSPHLNNHQPSHKALHQAFALGSRECAYSSESSLDNEAWM; encoded by the exons ATGGCCGATCAGAGCAACATTCAATCCGCCGCCTCCAAAAGCATCAGGCCGTTCAAGTCCAGCGAGGAATACCTGTATGCCATGAAGGAGGATCTGGCTGAATGGCTGAACACGCTGTACGACCTGGACATCACGGCGGACACTTTTATGGAGGGTCTGGAGACCGGCTGCGCGCTCTGCCGGCATGCCAACAACGTGAATCGCGCCGCCCACGACTTCAAGACGAAGTATCCAGATGCGGCGCTTTTGTTGCGGATACCCAGCAAGGACGTGGTCTTCCAGTCGAGGAACGTCATACCGGGATCGTTTTTGGCCAGAGATAACGTATCGAACTTCATCGGCTGGTGCAGGCAGGAGCTCTGGATCAAAGATGTGCTCATGTTCGAGACCAACGACCTGGTGGAGAGGTGTAACGAGAAGAACTTCGTGCTGTGCCTGCTGGAGGTGGCTCGCCGGGGGGCCAAATTTGGCATGCTGGCCCCCATGTTGATTCAACTCGAGGAGGAGATCGAGGAGGAGATACGGGACCAGGAGAACCTGTCGGAGGCTCTGGGGGAGTCGCAGAACCCGCCGAGCAGGACGTACAGCCGCAAGGAGAGCATCGGCGAGCCCGATCCAGAGCTGCTGGCCCGCTGGCACCAGCAGCAGAAGAGAGTCCTGCTGGATATGCGCAACCTGGACGAGCTG gttcGGGAGATTCTGGGCCATTGCTCGTGTCCATCACAGTTCCCCATGACCAAAGTCTCAGAAGGGAAGTACAAAGTCGGAGACTCCAGCGCACTCATCTTCATCAGG GTGTTACGGACTCATGTGATGGTGCGAGTGGGTGGAGGTTGGGACACACTTGAGCATTACCTCGACAAACATGATCCATGTCGCTGCGCCGCTTTCG GTCACCGGTATCAGCAGGCCAAAGTGAGTGGCCAGGGTCCTCACAGTAAGAGCTCCAGCGCTCACTCGTCCCGCTCCACAAGCCCAGGACCTCACTGGCGCAATGAGAGCATGGCACCCTACAAAACCCCTGATAGGCGCTCTTTGGAGCCTGTGTTGGGCTCCACAGCACATTCCTCTCCATCACGGCCTGGCAGGTCGCACCATGCAGCTGTACCTGTAGAGATGGAGACCAACACAGGGCGACCCACGACACTGCTGCCTCGACTGCCACGGGACAGATCAGAACCACGCCACTTGAATCCTCTCAG GAATAAGGAATCACTTCTTCGGACTCGTAGGCTATCAGGAGATAGTGACTCTTCTACAGCCTCGTCTAAAGGTGGAGGAGGAAGCCCAGCAGGAGGTCGCATCTCTCTGGGTACACGGCATGCTCATAGAGACGACGTGGTTCTACTGGTGAACCGTAAGGAAGGGAAACACATTATCGAGCGTCCTGGAGCGAGAGCACAGAGTCCAGCCCTGAAAACCCCTCAGACCCGTGCCCGTAGTGCTTCCAGAGAGCGCCCTGCACCACAGTCCACCTCAGTTTTGAAACCTACTCTACCACAGGTCCCAACAGAGGTACATCGAACTCCTTGCACAGAGAGAGGCAGATCACTGGGACCCGAAGGTCCTAGGAAGCTGCTGGCTCCACGCTCTCTCAGCCATGGCAAGACTCCTAGAGGCCGGTTGGGTGACGCCAGCCCTGGATCATTCCCTCGCCGCAGAGACCCTCATTCTCTTTCAGTAGATCGGAGAGAGGAACTAAGACCCAGGCACATGCCCGCAGCATCCTCAAAAACAAATGGAAGTTTGCCCAGAAGTCAAGCATCTTCCTCTGCCTCTAACTCACCAGTGAAAAGCTGTGCCAGCAGTAGTCCTGCGAAAAAGGGGATGGTAGCGCCACACCCCCCTGCGCCTTTGTCGCCTTCCACTGGCAGTCGAAAGCTGCTTCCTCCTGTCACACAACCAGGGCGCCGCTCTCCGCATTCTTCCTCACGATCAAGTCATCACCACCCACCACGTTCCCCTCGATCTGCACACAATTCTCGTCCCACAGTGAGAGACCAAAACGGTTTGGCAAATCCCTACAACCAGCAACAGGAGAGCCAGGAAGACAGTGGTATTTTTAGTTTACACCTGCTGCCAAGTCTGGACCCTCAAAAGGAGCAAGACCTATATCGTAGCTTTGAAGCGGAGTTTCTGGCCAACACGCAACAAACCAAATCTGTGCAGGGTAAAGCATTCACTGGAAGTGAAATGAGGTCGCTACAGCCCCCTGGCTCCCAACAAGGTTCAAGGGTGCTCCCAACCTCTTCGGGTGACACCAATGTTACAGACTCGGCTTACTCTTCTTCTAACTCATCAACATCTTCTCTTAATCTCAGGGGTAAGGGGGGAATCCTGCCGGATTTGCGAGAGTCTAAATGGACTAATCCTCGCACCTGTGCACTTGAGGACCCTCCTGCACTGCTCCACAGCCAGATTCGTGGAAGTCTCCCCAATGGAGGGCTTTTGGAGGGAGAGCGATGGGGAGGTAAAGGAGGAGGTCTTCGTAAGCTCCCTGCCATCTCCAGCTCCACAGAGGAAGGAGAGGCCTCAAATCCCAAAAACATCAACGGGAGCCAACAGGAGGTGCTGATGGAGAGCCAGCAGGACCTGGTGGAATGGGCTGGGGTGGAGAGAGACCTGCAACAAATTACCGAACATCACCCGGATCTGCTATATGACAATGCTGAACTGCCACTTCCTGAGACATTTCCCTCCCCTCCTCCACCTCTAGATGACTGTTCTTACCAGGACTCTTCCAGTGAGAGCTCCTCCATGTGCTTGAGTCTGAGTGAGCCTCCATCTGAAGGGTCCTGCACTCCTCCTCTATCGCTGGCCAATGGGGATATGGATGACACAGTCGCCCTCCGTGCCAAGAAAGGTCAGAAGGTACCCTCCATCTCCAAGCACAAGTTGCAGTCACGGATAAGACCCCGCACTGACAACAGACCTGAGAACAGTCCGTCGCGCATCCCTACACCTGTACGATACAGAAATCATTGTCAGCAGTCTCCTATCGATTCGTCTCCCCTCCAGACCCCACCTCAGTCCCCACATTTAAACAATCACCAACCCTCACACAAAGCTCTGCATCAGGCCTTTGCTCTGGGGTCTAGAGAGTGTGCCTATTCTTCAGAGTCCAGCCTAGACAATGAGGCCTggatgtag
- the LOC113091401 gene encoding RNA-binding protein EWS-like isoform X1, translating into MASVTNYSSYNQAGAQQSYGTAYTTPPPQGYAQTAQGYSQQDYASYAQPAAATDSTYSQAAPSAGAYAQQQYASSYAQAATTAAAAAAAPAAYGTAQPGAYSQPAQNYGASSYSTSTAAPAAQASYGSQPGYSTQAAYSGYSQQPAASAPQSYSASGQPAYNQGAYSQPGAYSQSQGGYQAQQPGYGQQQQSSYGQGQPPQQHQQGPTAAYPPQGNSSYGQPPYGQQSASQNEYNQQSAYNSYSQGGVSGGYPGSQQRGGYPGDSGRGGYDRGGPRGRGGMGRGGMGIAGDRGGFNKPGEGMRGGMDRDMGRPGEQDSENSTIYITGLTENATLPEMADFFKHCGAIRINRRLNQPAINIYTDKDSGKPKGDATLSYEEPAIAKAAVEYFDGKEFQGRRIKVAMARRKPMMGGMRGGMPMRGGPGMDRGGMLHPQTSGNPSSRGSFCIVIGVLFYMPPGMGRGGERGGFPPRGGPRGGMGWNGPPGGNTQKRAGDWECPSPGCGNQNFSWRTECNQCKAPKPEGLGGPSFPPGGGDRGRGGMRGGRGMDRGGPGGMRGGWGGDRGGFRGGRGGMDRGGFRGGRGGPPMDRGGRRGMGPPGKMDMRDHRQERRDRPY; encoded by the exons GTATGGCACAGCATACACCACCCCTCCTCCTCAGGGCTATGCACAGACTGCACAG gGTTATTCTCAGCAAGATTATGCCTCGTATGCTCAACCCGCTGCTGCAACTGATTCCACTTACAGTCAggcagcgccctctgctggagcGTATGCACAACAGCAGTATGCATCCTCATATGCACAAGCAGCAAcaactgcagcagcagcagccgcgGCGCCAG CTGCGTATGGAACTGCACAGCCAGGAGCTTATAGTCAGCCTGCACAGAATTACGGGGCCAGCAGCTACAGCACCTCCACTGCGGCCCCTGCTGCCCAGGCCTCCTATGGCTCCCAGCCCGGATACTCCACCCAGGCGGCCTATTCTGGCTACAGCCAGCAGCCTGCTGCCTCTGCTCCTCAGAG CTATAGTGCAAGTGGCCAGCCGGCCTACAACCAAGGTGCCTATTCCCAGCCTGGAGCTTATTCTCAGTCTCAGGGTGGGTACCAGGCTCAGCAGCCGGGCTATGGGCAACAGCAGCAGAGCAGCTATGGCCAGGGACAGCCACCTCAGCAGCACCAGCAAGGCCCAACTGCTGCCTACCCTCCTCAGGGGAACAGTTCTTATGGTCAACCACCATACGGCCAGCAGAGTGCATCACAAAATGAATACAACCAGCAAAGTGCTTATA ACAGTTACAGTCAGGGTGGTGTGAGCGGAGGCTACCCAGGGTCACAGCAGCGGGGTGGATACCCAGGAGATTCTGGCAGAGGTGGTTATGATCGTGGAGGTCCTCGTGGGCGTGGGGGTATGGGCCGCGGAGGCATGGG CATCGCTGGAGACAGAGGGGGCTTCAATAAGCCTGGTG AAGGCATGAGGGGTGGAATGGATCGTGACATGG GACGTCCAGGAGAGCAGGACTCTGAGAACAGCACCATCTACATCACAGGCCTCACTGAGAATGCAACTCTACCAGAGATGGCAGACTTCTTCAAACACTGTGGAGCCATACGG ataaaTCGGCGTTTGAACCAACCAGCCATAAACATCTATACCGATAAAGATTCTGGCAAACCAAAGGGAGATGCCACACTGTCCTATGAGGAGCCTGCCATTGCCAAAGCCGCTGTCGAATACTTTGAtg GTAAAGAATTCCAAGGCCGGAGGATCAAGGTGGCTATGGCTCGCAGGAAACCTATGATGGGAGGTATGAGAGGAGGAATGCCAATGAGAGGTGGCCCTGGGATGGACCGTGGAGGTATGTTGCATCCTCAAACCAGCGGGAATCCTTCAAGTAGAGGGTCTTTCTGTATTGTAATAGGGGTTTTGTTTTATATGCCACCAGGAAtgggaagaggaggagagagaggtgGTTTCCCCCCCCGTGGAGGCCCTCGAGGTGGAATGGGTTGGAATGGGCCTCCTGGAGGCAACACACAGAAGAGAGCTGGAGACTGGGAGTGTCCCAGTCC TGGATGTGGAAATCAGAACTTCTCCTGGAGAACGGAGTGTAACCAATGTAAAGCTCCAAAACCTGAAGGCCTTGGAGGTCCGTCCTTCCCTCCTGGAG GTGGTGATCGTGGCAGGGGTGGAATGAGGGGTGGCAGGGGAATGGATCGTGGTGGTCCGGGGGGCATGCGTGGAGGCTGGGGAGGGGATCGCGGTGGCTTTAGAGGAGGCCGTGGTGGTATGGACCGGGGTGGATTCAGAGGAGGTAGGGGTGGTCCTCCTATGGACAGAGGGGGCAGGAGAGGCATGGGACCCCCAGGCAAGATGGATATGAG GGATCATCGTCAGGAGCGCAGAGACAGACCCTACTGA